In Gallus gallus isolate bGalGal1 chromosome 8, bGalGal1.mat.broiler.GRCg7b, whole genome shotgun sequence, one DNA window encodes the following:
- the CMPK1 gene encoding UMP-CMP kinase isoform X2, which translates to MEKVARVNSALFRSGIDMTHLFSSAVDINLFIVFTKYGYTHLSAGDLLRDERKRPGSQYGELIENYIKEGEIVPVEITISLLKRAMDQTMAANSQKNKFLIDGFPRNEDNLQGWNKTMDGKADVSFVLFFDCDNEICIGRCLERGKSSGRSDDNRESLEKRIHTYLQSTRPIIDLYERMGKVRRVDASKSVDEVFEKVVQIFDKEG; encoded by the exons ATGGAGAAAGTTGCTAGAGTGAACTCTGCCCTATTCAGGAGTGGCATAGATATGACTCATCTGTTCTCATCTGCAGTTGATATTAATCTATTTATTGTATTTACA AAGTACGGCTACACGCACCTTTCTGCTGGCGACCTCCTTCGAGACGAACGGAAAAGGCCAGGCTCACAATATGGAGAACTCATTGAGAACTACATTAAGGAGGGGGAAATCGTACCAGTTGAAATAACCATCAGCTTGTTGAAGAGG GCTATGGATCAAACAATGGCTGCAAATTCCCAGAAGAACAAGTTCTTGATTGATGGCTTTCCCAGAAACGAAGATAATCTTCAAGGCTGGAATAAGACTATGGATGGAAAGGCGgatgtttcttttgttctcttttttgatTGCGACAATGAG ATATGCATTGGTCGCTGTCTTGAAAGAGGCAAGAGCAGTGGCAGGAGTGATGATAATCGGGAGAGTCTGGAAAAGAG AATTCATACATATCTGCAGTCGACTAGGCCTATAATAGACTTATATGAGAGAATGGGAAAAGTTAGAAGAGTGGATGCCTCTAAATCAGTTGATGAA gTCTTTGAAAAAGTTGTACAAA
- the CMPK1 gene encoding UMP-CMP kinase isoform X3 has protein sequence MQVLEISTMKCWKVISFVMKYGYTHLSAGDLLRDERKRPGSQYGELIENYIKEGEIVPVEITISLLKRAMDQTMAANSQKNKFLIDGFPRNEDNLQGWNKTMDGKADVSFVLFFDCDNEICIGRCLERGKSSGRSDDNRESLEKRIHTYLQSTRPIIDLYERMGKVRRVDASKSVDEVFEKVVQIFDKEG, from the exons ATGCAGGTGCTTGAGATAAGCACCATGAAGTGCTGGAAGGTCATATCTTTTGTGATG AAGTACGGCTACACGCACCTTTCTGCTGGCGACCTCCTTCGAGACGAACGGAAAAGGCCAGGCTCACAATATGGAGAACTCATTGAGAACTACATTAAGGAGGGGGAAATCGTACCAGTTGAAATAACCATCAGCTTGTTGAAGAGG GCTATGGATCAAACAATGGCTGCAAATTCCCAGAAGAACAAGTTCTTGATTGATGGCTTTCCCAGAAACGAAGATAATCTTCAAGGCTGGAATAAGACTATGGATGGAAAGGCGgatgtttcttttgttctcttttttgatTGCGACAATGAG ATATGCATTGGTCGCTGTCTTGAAAGAGGCAAGAGCAGTGGCAGGAGTGATGATAATCGGGAGAGTCTGGAAAAGAG AATTCATACATATCTGCAGTCGACTAGGCCTATAATAGACTTATATGAGAGAATGGGAAAAGTTAGAAGAGTGGATGCCTCTAAATCAGTTGATGAA gTCTTTGAAAAAGTTGTACAAA
- the CMPK1 gene encoding UMP-CMP kinase isoform X1: MNLIPYLALNLKFVLNKKSVCVINTSQLLYILEIWDRARDMQEACFAKKYGYTHLSAGDLLRDERKRPGSQYGELIENYIKEGEIVPVEITISLLKRAMDQTMAANSQKNKFLIDGFPRNEDNLQGWNKTMDGKADVSFVLFFDCDNEICIGRCLERGKSSGRSDDNRESLEKRIHTYLQSTRPIIDLYERMGKVRRVDASKSVDEVFEKVVQIFDKEG, encoded by the exons ATGAATCTGATCCCGTATCTTGCTCTAAATCTGAAGTTTGTGCTCAACAAAAAGTCAGTATGTGTTATAAATACTTCTCAGTTGCTGTACATTCTGGAGATCTGGGACAGAGCACGTGACATGCAGGAGGCTTGCTTTGCTAAG AAGTACGGCTACACGCACCTTTCTGCTGGCGACCTCCTTCGAGACGAACGGAAAAGGCCAGGCTCACAATATGGAGAACTCATTGAGAACTACATTAAGGAGGGGGAAATCGTACCAGTTGAAATAACCATCAGCTTGTTGAAGAGG GCTATGGATCAAACAATGGCTGCAAATTCCCAGAAGAACAAGTTCTTGATTGATGGCTTTCCCAGAAACGAAGATAATCTTCAAGGCTGGAATAAGACTATGGATGGAAAGGCGgatgtttcttttgttctcttttttgatTGCGACAATGAG ATATGCATTGGTCGCTGTCTTGAAAGAGGCAAGAGCAGTGGCAGGAGTGATGATAATCGGGAGAGTCTGGAAAAGAG AATTCATACATATCTGCAGTCGACTAGGCCTATAATAGACTTATATGAGAGAATGGGAAAAGTTAGAAGAGTGGATGCCTCTAAATCAGTTGATGAA gTCTTTGAAAAAGTTGTACAAA
- the CMPK1 gene encoding UMP-CMP kinase isoform X4 — MRRDMPEKIKWKYGYTHLSAGDLLRDERKRPGSQYGELIENYIKEGEIVPVEITISLLKRAMDQTMAANSQKNKFLIDGFPRNEDNLQGWNKTMDGKADVSFVLFFDCDNEICIGRCLERGKSSGRSDDNRESLEKRIHTYLQSTRPIIDLYERMGKVRRVDASKSVDEVFEKVVQIFDKEG, encoded by the exons ATGAGAAGGGACATGCCAGAGAAAATCAAATGG AAGTACGGCTACACGCACCTTTCTGCTGGCGACCTCCTTCGAGACGAACGGAAAAGGCCAGGCTCACAATATGGAGAACTCATTGAGAACTACATTAAGGAGGGGGAAATCGTACCAGTTGAAATAACCATCAGCTTGTTGAAGAGG GCTATGGATCAAACAATGGCTGCAAATTCCCAGAAGAACAAGTTCTTGATTGATGGCTTTCCCAGAAACGAAGATAATCTTCAAGGCTGGAATAAGACTATGGATGGAAAGGCGgatgtttcttttgttctcttttttgatTGCGACAATGAG ATATGCATTGGTCGCTGTCTTGAAAGAGGCAAGAGCAGTGGCAGGAGTGATGATAATCGGGAGAGTCTGGAAAAGAG AATTCATACATATCTGCAGTCGACTAGGCCTATAATAGACTTATATGAGAGAATGGGAAAAGTTAGAAGAGTGGATGCCTCTAAATCAGTTGATGAA gTCTTTGAAAAAGTTGTACAAA
- the CMPK1 gene encoding UMP-CMP kinase produces MKPVVVFVLGGPGAGKGTQCARIVEKYGYTHLSAGDLLRDERKRPGSQYGELIENYIKEGEIVPVEITISLLKRAMDQTMAANSQKNKFLIDGFPRNEDNLQGWNKTMDGKADVSFVLFFDCDNEICIGRCLERGKSSGRSDDNRESLEKRIHTYLQSTRPIIDLYERMGKVRRVDASKSVDEVFEKVVQIFDKEG; encoded by the exons ATGAAGCCCGTCGTTGTCTTCGTCCTCGGCGGGCCCGGGGCGGGTAAAGGGACGCAGTGCGCTCGCATCGTGGAG AAGTACGGCTACACGCACCTTTCTGCTGGCGACCTCCTTCGAGACGAACGGAAAAGGCCAGGCTCACAATATGGAGAACTCATTGAGAACTACATTAAGGAGGGGGAAATCGTACCAGTTGAAATAACCATCAGCTTGTTGAAGAGG GCTATGGATCAAACAATGGCTGCAAATTCCCAGAAGAACAAGTTCTTGATTGATGGCTTTCCCAGAAACGAAGATAATCTTCAAGGCTGGAATAAGACTATGGATGGAAAGGCGgatgtttcttttgttctcttttttgatTGCGACAATGAG ATATGCATTGGTCGCTGTCTTGAAAGAGGCAAGAGCAGTGGCAGGAGTGATGATAATCGGGAGAGTCTGGAAAAGAG AATTCATACATATCTGCAGTCGACTAGGCCTATAATAGACTTATATGAGAGAATGGGAAAAGTTAGAAGAGTGGATGCCTCTAAATCAGTTGATGAA gTCTTTGAAAAAGTTGTACAAA